A section of the Myxococcus virescens genome encodes:
- a CDS encoding helix-turn-helix transcriptional regulator codes for MQRTERLFALAEYLRGRRTGVTAEVLAERFGVTVRTIYRDLDSLRASSMPVSAERGRGGGYALDRSYSLPPVNFTAREAALIVALGRFAIDMRLMPFAGTLESALDKVRAALSTSAQRELLTRLRELAFIGVPSLPSKKPVREALERAWFEQQPLRITYVDSNFLETVRDVRVMSVIMNRHETRVDGEDLTTGERRHFRLDHITRAEVLRAAGP; via the coding sequence ATGCAGCGCACCGAGCGTCTCTTCGCCCTCGCCGAATACCTCCGGGGCCGCCGTACCGGTGTCACGGCGGAAGTGCTCGCCGAGCGGTTCGGCGTCACGGTGCGGACCATCTACCGGGACCTGGATTCGCTGCGCGCCTCGTCGATGCCGGTGTCCGCCGAGCGCGGCCGTGGCGGTGGCTACGCGTTGGATCGCAGCTACAGCCTGCCGCCGGTGAACTTCACCGCGCGCGAGGCGGCGCTCATCGTCGCGCTGGGGCGCTTCGCCATCGACATGCGGCTGATGCCCTTCGCGGGCACGCTGGAGTCGGCGCTGGACAAGGTGCGCGCGGCGCTCTCCACCTCCGCCCAGCGCGAGCTGCTCACCCGGCTGAGGGAGTTGGCGTTCATCGGCGTGCCGTCACTGCCGAGCAAGAAGCCCGTCCGGGAAGCATTGGAGCGGGCGTGGTTCGAACAGCAGCCGTTGCGCATCACCTACGTCGACAGCAACTTCCTGGAGACGGTCCGCGACGTGCGGGTGATGTCCGTCATCATGAACCGGCATGAGACACGCGTCGACGGGGAGGACCTCACCACCGGGGAGCGCCGCCACTTCCGCCTGGACCACATCACCCGCGCCGAGGTGCTGCGCGCCGCCGGACCGTGA
- a CDS encoding SMI1/KNR4 family protein yields MAKTSSESPVAEAVERLKSFVEEKEDMSVEFSEPVTAEAVAHLEKKYKLQLPPSYVHFIRTHGTFKVLYGGQELIGMEEPGFLRAAAPDPSDAVDGDDSDVADAINEALFFQRKDDDAVENFWCFNPRDRTPEGELGVVAYNHDETFGLPPLLGTKHAHHFRDFSTHIVTVIDDFIETYANE; encoded by the coding sequence ATGGCGAAGACGTCGAGTGAGAGCCCGGTGGCGGAAGCGGTGGAGCGGCTCAAGTCCTTCGTGGAGGAGAAGGAGGACATGTCCGTGGAGTTCTCCGAGCCCGTGACCGCCGAGGCGGTGGCGCATCTGGAGAAGAAGTACAAGCTGCAATTGCCTCCCAGCTACGTGCATTTCATCCGCACGCACGGCACCTTCAAGGTGCTGTACGGCGGGCAGGAGCTCATTGGCATGGAGGAGCCAGGCTTCCTGCGCGCGGCCGCGCCGGACCCGTCGGACGCGGTGGATGGCGACGACTCCGATGTGGCGGACGCCATCAACGAGGCGCTGTTCTTCCAGCGAAAGGATGACGACGCGGTGGAGAACTTCTGGTGCTTCAATCCGCGTGACCGCACGCCGGAAGGCGAGCTCGGTGTCGTCGCCTACAACCACGACGAGACCTTCGGGCTCCCTCCGTTGCTGGGCACGAAGCACGCCCATCACTTCCGGGACTTCTCGACGCACATCGTCACCGTCATCGACGATTTCATCGAGACCTACGCGAACGAGTAA
- a CDS encoding M16 family metallopeptidase, with amino-acid sequence MTTHSIRTRLVAPALMVLGMLSAPAFAAAPAPAPTKEAPPAAAAPKPFKVPVRTQFKLDNGLEVSLLPYGDMPKVAIQLAIDTGNIHEKATETWLADLTGKLLSEGTTTRSAEQIAQAAAQLGGSLNIGTTMDQTYVGLEVLSESAPDAVALIADVIQNPAFPPAEVERVKGDLVREMAIYKSRPGTLADERLLQSLYGDHPYGRYFPPEAQLKGYTPEAVRAHYDANIGAARARLYVVGRFEPAPVEKAIRDAFTGWKAGAARLKNVPKQKVAKAVQFIDRPGSVQSTVRVAVKGLPPSSPDYVKQTVMNTLLGGYFSSRITANIREAKGYTYSPYSEVSTHLEDAYWVQNADVTTAVTGESLKEILKEVATLRKTPPPADELSAVQSYLAGSFLLQNASRNGIIYQLRFVDLHGLPDSYSQNYVQAVMAVTPEQVQQLAAKMLTREAMTFIVVGDQKVVAPQLKVVSPALK; translated from the coding sequence ATGACCACGCACTCAATTCGCACCCGCCTTGTCGCGCCCGCGCTGATGGTGCTCGGGATGCTGTCCGCGCCTGCCTTCGCGGCCGCTCCCGCCCCGGCGCCTACCAAGGAAGCGCCTCCGGCCGCCGCCGCGCCCAAGCCCTTCAAGGTCCCCGTCCGCACGCAGTTCAAGCTCGACAACGGGCTGGAAGTCTCGCTGCTGCCCTATGGCGACATGCCGAAGGTCGCCATCCAGTTGGCCATCGACACCGGCAACATCCACGAGAAGGCCACGGAGACGTGGCTGGCGGACCTGACCGGCAAGCTGCTGTCGGAGGGCACCACGACCCGTTCCGCGGAGCAGATTGCCCAGGCGGCCGCGCAGCTCGGTGGTTCGCTCAACATCGGCACGACGATGGACCAGACCTACGTCGGTCTGGAGGTCCTCTCCGAGTCGGCGCCGGACGCCGTGGCCCTCATCGCGGACGTCATCCAGAACCCGGCCTTCCCGCCGGCGGAGGTCGAGCGCGTCAAGGGCGACCTCGTGCGGGAGATGGCCATCTACAAGAGCCGGCCGGGCACGCTCGCCGACGAGCGGCTGCTCCAGTCGCTCTACGGTGACCACCCGTATGGCCGCTACTTCCCGCCGGAGGCCCAGCTCAAGGGCTACACGCCGGAGGCCGTCCGCGCGCACTACGACGCCAACATCGGCGCGGCCCGGGCGCGGCTGTACGTCGTCGGCCGGTTCGAGCCGGCGCCGGTGGAGAAGGCCATCCGGGACGCGTTCACCGGCTGGAAGGCCGGCGCGGCGCGGCTCAAGAACGTGCCCAAGCAGAAGGTGGCGAAGGCGGTCCAGTTCATCGACCGCCCTGGCTCGGTGCAGTCCACGGTGCGCGTGGCGGTGAAGGGCCTGCCGCCCTCCAGCCCGGACTACGTCAAGCAGACGGTGATGAACACGCTGCTCGGTGGCTACTTCAGCTCGCGCATCACCGCGAACATCCGCGAGGCGAAGGGCTACACGTATTCGCCCTACAGCGAGGTGTCCACGCACCTGGAGGACGCCTACTGGGTGCAGAACGCGGACGTGACGACGGCGGTCACCGGCGAGTCGTTGAAGGAGATCCTCAAGGAGGTGGCCACCCTGCGCAAGACGCCGCCGCCCGCGGACGAGCTGAGCGCTGTCCAGAGCTACCTGGCGGGCTCCTTCCTGCTCCAGAACGCGTCGCGCAACGGCATCATCTACCAGCTCCGCTTCGTGGACCTGCACGGCCTGCCGGATTCGTACTCGCAGAACTACGTGCAGGCGGTGATGGCCGTCACGCCGGAGCAGGTGCAGCAGCTGGCCGCGAAGATGCTGACGCGTGAGGCGATGACCTTCATCGTCGTGGGCGACCAGAAGGTGGTGGCGCCGCAGCTGAAGGTCGTGTCCCCCGCGCTGAAGTAG
- a CDS encoding DNA polymerase domain-containing protein: MEDEWLWGWDPTPGIVSVWAEPDGRAFVWRRVPKTGELLREDVRFRPWLLLASLEDLAHLGPRLRPESDGPARYRVTWQELEGPGALRYLVRGDDGRALTSAVLEGASRRLGQPVSHLKELGANTVLALPPEEQYLTMSGRTYFRDLAFDALRRMQFDLETTGLDPAHHRVFLVALRGPDGATETLEAQGDDDSAEADLLYHLAERVRAWDPDVIENHNLHGFDLPFLARRARHLGVSLALGRAGAPGLRHRPSARGAALGRPVPGAPPDAMRRARYTVPGREFIDTLDAVLRHDFSTRDLPGHGLKAVAKHLGLAGPEREHIPGARVYDVFRTDPARVRRYARDDVTEAGGLARMLGGAAFALARMAPRRYERLADAGPATGVLDPLLVRAYLREGAALPSHQEGDGTSHSGAALHLFATGVARRIVKADVASLYPSLMRQYRIGPKRDRLGVLLALVDRLVDQRLAAKGRARVAAPGSQERFTNEALSAAMKIVVNSAYGYLGAVGLTRFSDVHAANEVTRQGREVLGLLCRELARRGVTLLEADTDGVYFAVPEDWREADERRVVSEVAALLPPRVQLEFDGRYAAMLSHEPKNYALQPYDGPLVLRGVAFRSSRAEPFGEAFLRRALRCLLAGDIPGVREVYVATVMALRRRELPTPEVCAHVRLTKTGAQYLALRPRRRELPYEAMLASGRKEWPLGEQVRVYRAVGGRAGLLPIPEADDPGTARPLSREEDPRDYDVEYYVRLLRETFAARLVRALTPEDFRTVFDDPGQPSLFAPSLEDAKPILTVLTEPPAAPEGA, translated from the coding sequence ATGGAGGACGAGTGGCTCTGGGGCTGGGACCCCACGCCGGGCATCGTCTCCGTGTGGGCGGAGCCCGACGGCCGCGCCTTCGTCTGGCGCCGCGTCCCGAAGACGGGGGAGCTGCTTCGCGAGGACGTGCGCTTCCGCCCGTGGCTGCTGCTCGCGTCCCTGGAGGACCTGGCGCACCTGGGGCCTCGGCTGCGTCCGGAGTCGGATGGCCCCGCGCGCTACCGGGTGACGTGGCAGGAGCTCGAAGGGCCCGGGGCGTTGCGCTACCTGGTCCGCGGAGATGACGGCCGCGCGCTCACCAGCGCGGTGCTGGAAGGCGCCTCACGTCGCCTGGGCCAGCCGGTGAGTCACCTGAAGGAGCTGGGCGCGAACACGGTGCTGGCGCTGCCTCCGGAGGAGCAGTACCTCACGATGTCGGGCCGCACGTATTTCCGCGACCTCGCCTTCGATGCGCTGCGCCGCATGCAGTTCGACCTGGAGACCACCGGGTTGGACCCGGCGCACCACCGCGTCTTCCTGGTGGCGCTGCGAGGCCCGGACGGCGCGACGGAGACACTCGAAGCCCAGGGGGATGACGACTCGGCGGAGGCGGACCTGCTCTACCACCTGGCGGAGCGCGTGCGCGCCTGGGACCCCGACGTCATCGAGAACCACAACCTGCACGGCTTCGACCTGCCGTTCCTCGCGCGGCGAGCCAGACACCTGGGTGTGTCATTGGCGCTGGGGCGCGCGGGGGCACCGGGCTTGCGGCACCGCCCGTCCGCCAGGGGGGCCGCGCTGGGGCGGCCCGTGCCCGGCGCGCCTCCGGATGCGATGCGCCGCGCGCGCTACACCGTGCCCGGCCGTGAGTTCATCGACACGCTGGACGCGGTGCTGCGGCATGACTTCTCCACGAGGGATTTGCCGGGCCATGGCCTCAAGGCCGTCGCGAAGCACCTGGGTCTGGCGGGGCCCGAGCGCGAGCACATCCCCGGTGCCCGCGTGTATGACGTCTTCCGCACGGACCCGGCGCGCGTGCGGCGCTATGCGCGTGATGACGTGACGGAGGCGGGCGGCCTCGCGAGGATGCTCGGGGGCGCGGCCTTCGCGCTCGCGCGCATGGCGCCCCGCCGCTACGAGCGGCTGGCGGACGCGGGGCCGGCCACCGGCGTGTTGGACCCGCTGCTCGTCCGGGCCTATCTCCGGGAGGGCGCGGCGCTGCCCTCGCACCAGGAGGGGGATGGCACGTCGCACAGCGGCGCGGCGCTCCACCTGTTCGCCACGGGCGTGGCCCGGCGCATCGTGAAGGCGGACGTCGCCAGCCTCTATCCCTCCCTGATGCGCCAGTACCGGATTGGCCCCAAGCGGGACCGGCTGGGCGTGCTGCTGGCGTTGGTGGACCGCCTGGTGGACCAGCGGTTGGCGGCGAAGGGCAGGGCGCGTGTCGCGGCGCCTGGCTCGCAGGAGCGCTTCACGAACGAGGCGCTGTCGGCGGCGATGAAAATCGTCGTCAACTCCGCCTACGGCTATCTGGGCGCGGTGGGGCTCACGCGCTTCTCGGACGTGCACGCGGCCAACGAGGTGACGCGCCAGGGCCGCGAGGTGCTCGGCCTCCTCTGCCGGGAGCTGGCTCGCCGGGGCGTCACGCTGCTGGAGGCGGACACGGACGGCGTGTACTTCGCCGTCCCGGAGGACTGGCGGGAGGCCGACGAGCGCCGGGTCGTCTCGGAGGTCGCCGCGCTGCTCCCGCCCCGCGTGCAGTTGGAGTTCGACGGGCGCTACGCCGCCATGTTGTCGCACGAACCGAAGAACTACGCGCTCCAGCCGTATGACGGACCGTTGGTGCTCCGGGGCGTGGCCTTCCGCTCCAGCCGCGCGGAGCCCTTCGGCGAGGCCTTCCTGCGCCGCGCGCTGCGCTGTCTCCTGGCGGGAGACATCCCGGGCGTGCGTGAGGTGTACGTCGCGACGGTGATGGCCCTGCGCCGCCGGGAGCTGCCCACGCCGGAGGTCTGCGCGCACGTCCGCCTGACGAAGACGGGCGCCCAGTACCTCGCCCTCCGGCCCCGCCGGCGCGAGCTCCCCTACGAGGCCATGCTGGCCAGCGGCCGGAAGGAATGGCCCTTGGGTGAGCAGGTCCGCGTCTACCGCGCCGTGGGCGGCCGGGCGGGTCTGCTCCCCATTCCGGAGGCGGATGACCCGGGCACGGCGCGGCCCCTGTCACGCGAGGAGGACCCGCGCGACTACGACGTGGAGTACTACGTGCGGCTCCTGCGAGAGACGTTCGCCGCGCGGCTGGTGCGCGCGCTGACGCCGGAGGACTTCCGGACGGTGTTCGACGACCCTGGTCAGCCCTCCCTCTTCGCGCCCTCGCTCGAGGACGCGAAGCCCATTCTCACGGTGCTGACGGAGCCGCCGGCCGCGCCGGAGGGGGCGTAG
- a CDS encoding M16 family metallopeptidase, translating to MRKVFGAVALAAFTGCATTQEAQKPETPPAVEAAKVEAPAEQPKLQVPVDYYKLDNGLKVVLSRDSSAPKAVVAVYYNIGFRIEPKDRTGFAHLFEHMMFQGSTNLGKMEFIRLIQKNGGVLNGSTRFDFTNYFEVIPSNALEPILWAEADRMRGLDVTEENLKNQQGVVTNEVKVNVLNQPYGGFPWLDMPQVANTNWYNAHNFYGDLKDLEAASLEDVRAFFKTYYAPSNAALVIVGDFEPDQVKGWIQKYFGPLPTVAQPSKPDISEPRQTKEKRHDKQDKLAQRPALAVGYHMPDVGTPEYFAMALVDEVLLRGNDSALYQQLVQKKGLTGEVAGGVNQLGNHWNYNGPMQWTAYLFHDADTTTETILAEFDGVVAQLQNQPIDAATLERARVKARSRLYGQLEGLFGFGRADLLASFALFFDDPARINRLESELMKVTPELIQKTAKEYLRRENRTVLTVTPAAATATQTQAP from the coding sequence ATGAGGAAAGTATTCGGAGCGGTAGCACTGGCCGCGTTCACCGGCTGCGCGACCACGCAGGAAGCCCAGAAGCCGGAGACACCGCCCGCCGTCGAAGCGGCGAAGGTGGAAGCGCCCGCGGAACAGCCGAAGCTTCAGGTCCCCGTGGACTACTACAAGCTCGACAACGGCTTGAAGGTGGTCCTCTCGCGCGACAGCTCGGCGCCCAAGGCCGTCGTCGCCGTCTATTACAACATCGGCTTCCGCATCGAGCCGAAGGACCGCACCGGGTTCGCGCACCTGTTCGAGCACATGATGTTCCAGGGCTCGACGAACCTCGGGAAGATGGAGTTCATCCGCCTCATCCAGAAGAACGGCGGCGTGCTCAACGGCTCCACCCGCTTCGACTTCACCAACTACTTTGAAGTCATCCCCTCCAACGCGCTGGAGCCCATCCTCTGGGCCGAGGCCGACCGCATGCGCGGGCTCGACGTGACGGAGGAGAACCTGAAGAACCAGCAGGGCGTGGTGACGAACGAGGTGAAGGTCAACGTCCTCAACCAGCCTTATGGCGGCTTCCCGTGGCTGGACATGCCGCAGGTGGCGAACACCAACTGGTACAACGCCCACAACTTCTACGGCGACTTGAAGGACCTGGAGGCCGCCTCGCTGGAGGACGTGCGCGCCTTCTTCAAGACGTACTACGCGCCCAGCAACGCGGCGCTGGTCATCGTCGGTGACTTCGAGCCGGACCAGGTGAAGGGCTGGATTCAAAAGTACTTCGGGCCGCTGCCCACCGTGGCGCAGCCGTCGAAGCCGGACATCTCCGAGCCTCGCCAGACGAAGGAGAAGCGCCACGACAAGCAGGACAAGCTGGCGCAGCGTCCGGCGCTCGCGGTGGGCTACCACATGCCCGACGTGGGGACGCCCGAGTACTTCGCCATGGCGCTGGTCGACGAGGTCCTCCTGCGCGGCAACGACAGCGCGCTCTACCAGCAGCTCGTGCAGAAGAAGGGCCTGACGGGCGAGGTCGCCGGTGGGGTGAACCAGCTGGGCAACCACTGGAACTACAACGGCCCCATGCAGTGGACCGCGTACCTGTTCCATGACGCGGACACGACGACGGAGACCATCCTCGCGGAGTTCGACGGCGTGGTGGCGCAGCTGCAGAACCAGCCCATCGACGCGGCGACGCTGGAGCGGGCGCGGGTGAAGGCGCGCTCGCGGCTGTATGGCCAACTGGAGGGCTTGTTCGGCTTCGGCCGCGCGGACCTGCTGGCGTCCTTCGCGCTCTTCTTCGACGACCCGGCGCGCATCAACCGGCTGGAGTCGGAGCTGATGAAGGTGACGCCGGAGCTCATCCAGAAGACGGCGAAGGAGTATCTGCGCCGTGAGAACCGCACCGTGCTGACGGTGACGCCCGCCGCGGCGACCGCCACCCAGACGCAGGCCCCCTGA